The proteins below are encoded in one region of bacterium:
- a CDS encoding AGE family epimerase/isomerase — MRQALSVVLTLLAISSLAMAAPPLRHSRAWVNQRLADMVACDEAYLYNEVLGGRAIHQNSMSKPEPTEAWEGNFHTQQQSYYALVKMDLYELGGKQDAALLDQARDLLDWVVRHGYDPADPHFYLKYSTKTGTWEKGFYPEFNMINVAGLLCYTHYRRHGSWPQIAEGVLARITATSAFRADQTQNLYGSGYLALKLLDCYDCRREERFLTLAKTVVAHADAALWDGEYGGWFIDGKAGGPLPKYTTKFTHINSNMIQACLRLDLLGEHQYRAHALAALQFLADRSRTPDGGWVRHNVRDGSDPKQPPGIGDGGTTEPGTPVVYDRNMQMIVACCLAWQVTGEAKYLQWVDNTLDRMEKTHLTKYPVGVNYGYTGANDYENTWCHLWGLKAFIAMARLWG, encoded by the coding sequence ATGAGACAGGCTCTGTCGGTGGTGCTGACACTGCTGGCCATCTCCTCGCTCGCCATGGCCGCTCCGCCCCTGCGCCATTCGCGCGCGTGGGTCAACCAGCGCCTGGCCGACATGGTGGCCTGCGACGAGGCGTACCTGTACAACGAGGTGCTGGGCGGGCGGGCGATCCACCAGAACAGCATGAGTAAGCCCGAGCCCACCGAGGCCTGGGAAGGCAACTTCCACACCCAGCAGCAGTCGTACTACGCGCTCGTGAAGATGGACCTATACGAGCTGGGCGGGAAGCAGGACGCGGCGCTGCTCGACCAGGCCCGCGACCTCCTCGACTGGGTCGTGCGCCACGGCTATGACCCCGCCGATCCCCACTTCTACCTCAAGTACTCCACCAAGACCGGCACGTGGGAGAAGGGGTTCTACCCCGAGTTCAACATGATCAACGTGGCCGGGCTGCTGTGCTACACGCACTACCGTCGCCACGGGAGTTGGCCGCAGATCGCCGAGGGCGTGCTGGCCCGCATCACCGCGACCAGCGCCTTCAGGGCCGACCAGACGCAGAACCTCTACGGGTCGGGCTACCTGGCCCTCAAGCTGCTGGACTGCTACGACTGCCGCCGCGAGGAGCGCTTCCTGACGCTGGCGAAGACCGTCGTGGCCCATGCTGATGCGGCGCTGTGGGACGGCGAGTACGGTGGGTGGTTCATTGATGGGAAGGCCGGCGGGCCGCTGCCGAAGTACACGACGAAGTTCACCCACATCAACTCCAACATGATCCAGGCCTGCCTGCGGCTGGACCTGCTGGGCGAGCACCAGTACCGCGCCCACGCGCTGGCGGCCCTGCAGTTCCTCGCCGACCGCAGCCGCACCCCCGATGGCGGCTGGGTACGGCACAACGTCCGCGACGGCTCGGACCCCAAGCAGCCCCCGGGCATCGGCGACGGCGGCACCACCGAGCCCGGCACGCCGGTCGTCTACGACCGCAACATGCAGATGATCGTGGCCTGCTGCCTGGCGTGGCAGGTGACAGGTGAGGCGAAGTACCTGCAGTGGGTGGACAACACCCTCGACCGCATGGAGAAGACCCACCTGACCAAGTACCCGGTCGGCGTCAACTACGGCTACACCGGGGCGAATGACTACGAGAACACCTGGTGCCACCTGTGGGGGCTGAAGGCGTTCATCGCGATGGCGAGGCTGTGGGGATAG
- the rhaI gene encoding L-rhamnose isomerase, which yields MSNWKAAYELLAAGLADRGVDVEQVKGLLKAQHIETPSWGYADSGTRFNVFKQPGAAITIQEKLDDAAQVHRFTGVTPTVAVHVAWDFVEGVDPQEVVKYAESRGVQVGAINPTMFQEQFYLNGAIANADPKVRRHVVDHMLHSVDIGRQVGSEVLSLWFADGTNYPGQGDFVRRKHWVSECLQEVYAAMPPTMRMMVEYKLFEPGFYHTDIADWGMAYVFCQQCGPQAQVLVDLGHHARAVNIEHIVAFLLDEGCMGGFHFNDARYADDDLTTGSVNPYQVFLIYCELVKAAELAQNVAYMIDQSHGEKPKIEAMIQSVCSIQTAYAKALLVDFAALTQAQAEGNIVDGENILVAAFNTDVEPLLRQVREEMGLAPDPLAAYRASGYQQKIDSERGFREGGGGLG from the coding sequence ATGAGCAACTGGAAAGCCGCCTACGAACTTCTCGCCGCCGGTCTGGCCGACCGCGGCGTTGATGTCGAGCAGGTCAAGGGCCTGCTGAAGGCCCAGCACATCGAGACCCCCTCCTGGGGCTACGCCGACTCGGGCACCCGCTTCAATGTCTTCAAGCAGCCCGGCGCGGCCATCACCATCCAGGAGAAGCTGGACGACGCCGCCCAGGTGCACAGGTTCACCGGCGTCACGCCGACCGTCGCCGTCCACGTGGCGTGGGACTTCGTGGAGGGCGTGGACCCGCAGGAGGTCGTGAAGTACGCCGAGAGCCGCGGGGTCCAGGTCGGCGCCATCAACCCCACCATGTTCCAGGAGCAGTTCTACCTCAACGGCGCCATCGCCAACGCCGACCCGAAGGTGCGGCGGCACGTCGTGGACCACATGCTGCACTCGGTGGACATCGGCCGGCAGGTCGGCTCCGAGGTCCTCAGCCTGTGGTTCGCCGATGGCACCAACTACCCCGGCCAGGGCGACTTCGTCCGGCGCAAGCACTGGGTCAGCGAGTGCCTGCAGGAAGTCTACGCCGCCATGCCCCCGACCATGCGCATGATGGTCGAGTACAAGCTCTTCGAGCCCGGCTTCTACCACACCGACATCGCCGACTGGGGCATGGCCTATGTCTTCTGCCAGCAGTGCGGGCCGCAGGCACAGGTGCTGGTGGATCTGGGCCACCACGCTCGCGCCGTCAACATCGAGCACATCGTCGCCTTCCTGCTGGATGAGGGCTGCATGGGTGGCTTCCACTTCAACGACGCCCGCTACGCCGACGATGATCTGACCACCGGCTCAGTGAACCCGTACCAGGTCTTCCTGATCTACTGCGAGCTGGTCAAGGCCGCCGAGCTGGCGCAGAACGTGGCCTACATGATCGACCAGTCCCACGGGGAGAAGCCCAAGATCGAGGCCATGATCCAGTCGGTCTGCAGCATCCAGACGGCGTACGCCAAGGCCCTGCTGGTGGACTTCGCGGCCCTGACGCAGGCGCAAGCCGAGGGCAACATCGTGGACGGCGAGAACATCCTGGTCGCGGCGTTCAACACCGATGTTGAGCCGCTGCTGCGGCAGGTCCGCGAGGAGATGGGCCTGGCGCCCGATCCGCTGGCGGCCTACCGCGCGAGCGGCTACCAGCAGAAGATAGACAGCGAGCGCGGCTTCCGCGAGGGCGGCGGCGGGTTGGGGTAG
- a CDS encoding NAD(P)-dependent oxidoreductase — protein sequence MSKRIMMIGPTGKIGKHLVRKLVEMGHDVSGVARFGTPGQEEELQALGVTTHKRDVAAWDALADLPADFDIVFHMAGLKFGSSQNPPAAVNMNVFVTGRVMEYFQDSGCVLYSSSGNVYPDSVDGCSESDPVGASSLYATTRMGAEWMVDYFSRRNNTPAVNQRIFYGYNTEFGVPTDIARQVRDGEEIDLTTSYVNVIWLDDLMDAMYRSWEVASVPAKYLNLTGTEKVSVRAIAEKLGQLMGKEPKFTGTPSETALLAKTDEMVRLFGEPKVSLDEGLARVAESVMKHEHPIDHPTMWEKRTGF from the coding sequence TTGTCCAAGCGAATCATGATGATCGGGCCGACCGGCAAGATCGGCAAGCACCTGGTGCGGAAGCTCGTGGAGATGGGGCACGACGTTTCGGGCGTCGCCCGCTTCGGCACGCCCGGCCAGGAAGAGGAGCTGCAAGCCCTCGGCGTGACCACCCACAAGCGCGATGTGGCGGCCTGGGACGCCCTGGCGGACCTCCCCGCCGACTTCGACATCGTCTTCCACATGGCCGGTCTGAAGTTCGGCTCCAGCCAGAACCCCCCGGCGGCGGTGAACATGAACGTGTTCGTGACCGGCCGGGTCATGGAGTACTTCCAGGACAGCGGCTGCGTCCTGTACTCCTCCAGCGGTAACGTCTACCCCGACTCGGTGGATGGCTGCAGCGAGTCCGATCCTGTGGGCGCCTCCAGCCTGTACGCTACCACGCGCATGGGCGCCGAGTGGATGGTGGACTACTTCTCGCGCCGCAACAACACGCCCGCCGTCAACCAGCGGATCTTCTACGGCTACAACACCGAGTTCGGGGTGCCGACGGACATCGCCCGGCAGGTGCGCGACGGCGAGGAGATTGACCTGACCACCTCCTACGTCAATGTCATCTGGCTGGATGACCTGATGGACGCCATGTACCGCTCGTGGGAAGTGGCCTCGGTGCCGGCCAAGTACCTGAACCTCACCGGCACGGAGAAGGTCAGCGTGCGTGCCATCGCCGAGAAGCTCGGGCAGCTCATGGGCAAGGAGCCGAAGTTCACGGGCACGCCCTCCGAGACGGCGCTGCTGGCCAAGACCGATGAGATGGTGCGTCTGTTCGGCGAGCCCAAGGTCTCGCTCGACGAGGGCCTCGCCCGCGTCGCCGAGTCGGTCATGAAGCACGAGCACCCCATTGACCACCCGACGATGTGGGAGAAGCGGACAGGGTTCTGA
- a CDS encoding beta-galactosidase — MLRHCLCLIVVLCASSLWAGITVRVQNTPGGPQIHLNGKPIPPRFLWGSMNSGPVAIKPEWQEISFEIRPGQVDGTGTLHFRFNQTPGEVWIAEVRIQDAQTGADVLPPGSFATPEGLAANWSTWPLAEANTVGKWEIADGALHVTLSNPPGGAKWPDFHFHSHRSLTFAEGRTYRVSFRAKATPATTIRPQLYNVLGGVWTYMGGPPGPFLQQVALARDAGVNLVSFSAPSCWAEPEKPQDWRPLDQLCRQIIAVNPKVLLVPRVGADAPGWWLERHPNSRMVYDGDQVKLHSCVSDRVYRAEVCAHLEKLSRHLTETFPDHFAGIHPCGQNTGEWFYQDSWSRPLSGYDADTLVAFRAWLKARGVPDADAATVPTADERRAHPNGFLRDPAKERRLIDFARFQQQEMAEHVLAMAAACRRGTGGQKLVVFFYGYLFEFPPLQCGAPTCGHYALSTVLQGQDIDILCSPISYTDRDWLGTAPCMTAAESVMQAGILWLNEDDSRTFLDPRQQEHVQEGGLVDLLQTQQVMLRNTAQEALRGFGSWWMDLPAQGWFNDARIWEQMVRLHPVDEALAQRTKRFTPDIAAIIDEDSMCHLPGGSAAFARPLIYDARAALGRSGAPYGQYLLDDVLAGKVPAKLQFFLAAYALSPQERAQLAASRRSAGFQPARVWCYAPGVITPDRLDLAGIQEVTGFAARALPAATVAVTPTEVGKRAGLTEGWEAVNKWGPKVPIEPLFTVAATPEETWATYADGSPAVVVRRGQAGTDVFLGIPALTPELVRALAKLAGVHVFTEDNSAVWATERYLSIQAHQAGPVAISTGKPGPVRDALDGKALGTGPQVTVQFAQGETKVLEY, encoded by the coding sequence ATGCTACGCCACTGCCTCTGCCTCATCGTCGTGCTGTGCGCGTCGTCCCTGTGGGCAGGCATCACCGTCCGCGTACAGAACACCCCCGGCGGACCGCAGATACACCTCAACGGCAAGCCGATCCCCCCGCGCTTCCTCTGGGGCTCGATGAACAGCGGTCCAGTGGCGATCAAGCCCGAGTGGCAGGAGATCTCCTTCGAGATCCGGCCGGGCCAGGTGGACGGCACCGGGACGCTGCACTTCCGCTTCAACCAGACGCCCGGCGAGGTGTGGATCGCCGAGGTCCGCATCCAGGACGCGCAGACCGGGGCGGACGTGCTGCCCCCCGGCAGCTTTGCCACGCCGGAGGGCCTGGCCGCCAACTGGAGCACCTGGCCGCTGGCCGAGGCGAACACCGTGGGCAAGTGGGAGATCGCCGACGGGGCGCTGCATGTGACCCTGAGCAACCCGCCCGGCGGCGCCAAGTGGCCCGACTTCCACTTTCACAGCCACAGGAGCCTGACGTTCGCGGAGGGGCGGACGTACCGGGTGAGCTTCCGCGCGAAGGCGACCCCGGCGACGACGATCCGGCCGCAACTGTACAACGTGCTCGGGGGCGTCTGGACATACATGGGCGGGCCGCCCGGGCCCTTCCTGCAGCAGGTGGCCCTGGCCCGCGACGCCGGTGTCAACCTCGTCTCCTTCTCGGCGCCAAGCTGCTGGGCCGAGCCGGAGAAGCCGCAGGACTGGCGGCCCCTGGATCAGTTGTGCCGCCAGATCATCGCCGTCAACCCCAAGGTGCTGCTTGTCCCACGGGTGGGCGCCGACGCGCCCGGCTGGTGGCTGGAGCGCCATCCCAACAGCCGCATGGTCTACGACGGGGACCAGGTCAAGCTGCACTCCTGCGTCTCGGACCGCGTCTACCGGGCCGAGGTGTGCGCCCACCTGGAGAAGCTCTCCCGCCACCTCACCGAGACCTTCCCGGATCACTTCGCGGGCATCCACCCCTGCGGGCAGAACACCGGGGAGTGGTTCTACCAAGACTCGTGGTCGCGTCCGCTGAGTGGCTATGATGCCGACACGCTGGTGGCCTTCCGGGCATGGCTGAAGGCCCGGGGCGTTCCCGATGCCGACGCAGCCACCGTGCCGACCGCGGACGAGCGCCGCGCGCACCCCAACGGCTTCCTGCGCGACCCGGCCAAGGAGCGCCGGCTGATTGACTTCGCCCGCTTCCAGCAGCAGGAGATGGCCGAGCATGTCCTCGCCATGGCCGCCGCCTGCCGCCGCGGCACCGGCGGGCAGAAGCTCGTGGTGTTCTTCTATGGCTACCTGTTCGAGTTCCCGCCGCTGCAGTGCGGGGCGCCGACGTGCGGCCACTACGCCCTGTCCACCGTCTTGCAGGGCCAGGACATAGACATCCTCTGTTCGCCGATCTCCTATACCGACCGCGACTGGCTCGGCACCGCCCCGTGCATGACTGCTGCCGAGAGCGTCATGCAGGCCGGCATCCTGTGGCTCAATGAGGACGACTCGCGCACCTTCCTGGACCCACGCCAGCAAGAGCACGTGCAGGAGGGCGGGCTGGTGGACCTGCTGCAGACCCAGCAGGTGATGCTGCGCAACACCGCCCAGGAGGCGCTGCGGGGCTTCGGGTCGTGGTGGATGGACCTGCCGGCCCAGGGCTGGTTCAACGATGCCCGCATCTGGGAGCAGATGGTGCGCCTGCACCCGGTGGATGAGGCGCTGGCGCAGCGGACGAAGCGGTTCACGCCCGACATCGCCGCGATCATAGACGAGGACAGCATGTGCCACCTGCCGGGCGGGTCAGCGGCGTTCGCCCGCCCGCTCATCTACGACGCGCGCGCGGCCCTCGGCCGCTCCGGCGCGCCGTACGGGCAGTACCTGCTGGATGACGTGCTGGCCGGCAAGGTCCCGGCGAAGCTGCAGTTCTTCCTGGCCGCCTACGCGCTGAGCCCCCAGGAGCGCGCGCAACTGGCGGCGAGCCGCCGGAGCGCCGGCTTCCAGCCGGCAAGGGTGTGGTGCTACGCGCCCGGCGTCATCACCCCCGACCGCCTCGACCTCGCCGGCATCCAGGAAGTCACCGGCTTCGCGGCCCGGGCGCTGCCCGCGGCCACCGTGGCCGTGACGCCCACCGAGGTAGGCAAGCGGGCCGGCCTGACCGAGGGCTGGGAAGCTGTGAACAAGTGGGGGCCGAAGGTCCCCATCGAGCCGCTCTTCACTGTGGCGGCCACACCCGAGGAGACCTGGGCGACCTATGCCGATGGCTCGCCGGCGGTGGTCGTGCGACGGGGGCAGGCGGGGACGGATGTGTTCCTGGGCATCCCCGCGCTGACGCCCGAGCTGGTGCGGGCGCTGGCGAAGCTGGCCGGGGTCCACGTCTTCACCGAGGACAACTCGGCGGTGTGGGCGACGGAGCGCTACCTTTCCATCCAGGCGCACCAGGCCGGGCCGGTGGCCATCAGCACCGGCAAGCCGGGCCCGGTCCGCGACGCCCTCGACGGCAAAGCCCTCGGGACGGGGCCGCAAGTGACCGTGCAGTTCGCCCAGGGGGAGACGAAGGTGCTGGAGTACTGA
- a CDS encoding M14 family metallopeptidase: MTALPAVAFGEYYQHQELTEHLRQVAAAAPDRVRLHNIYTTPEGREEWLVEVTDLATGDPAARPGYLVQANVHAVEVSGTTASLVLIEQLLTDPAATALLGEVAFYIIPRVNPDGAEYALTTSGQIRSKYEYRPRKNGLVARDLNGDGMILSMRWQDPFGPYRADEEDPRLLLRRRAGDAGPFYQMMREGMIEDYDGGPIQEAVRGLDFNRNWAVNWQPEHLQYGAGDHAFSNPELKALADWVRDHPNVFAMLGFHNGCNAVLRPSATTADDEMNAADVRMMKEIGEIGERLTGFKLRAVRDYRCDCDKPISLKGHFTDWGYFGLGLSVYEIELGSVFNAAGITTDQYFGADEQTREVLFMRQVLKYATEQAEPGFVDWQPFDHPQLGPVEIGGLKSVFWGTPPPQALQTIGANCAEFILEHARRHPQLAIHSLTAEAVEGQVYRLQATVANTGGLPTQVTEHGSRVAANGPVTIRLVLGEGVTLLSRSGVVEQPSLPALSGHLDLEWFVRGPAGATVTVEAKAPKAGAARQSVQL, from the coding sequence ATGACAGCCCTACCGGCAGTTGCGTTCGGCGAGTACTACCAGCACCAGGAGCTGACCGAGCACCTGCGCCAGGTCGCCGCGGCGGCGCCCGACCGCGTGCGGCTGCACAACATCTACACCACGCCCGAGGGCCGCGAGGAGTGGCTGGTGGAGGTCACGGACCTCGCGACCGGCGACCCCGCCGCCCGGCCCGGCTACCTGGTCCAGGCCAATGTCCACGCGGTCGAGGTGTCGGGGACGACCGCCTCGCTGGTGCTGATCGAGCAACTCCTGACTGACCCCGCCGCCACGGCGCTGCTGGGCGAGGTCGCCTTCTACATCATCCCGCGGGTCAATCCCGACGGCGCCGAGTATGCTCTCACCACCTCCGGCCAGATCCGCAGCAAGTATGAGTACCGCCCGCGCAAGAACGGCCTCGTGGCCCGGGACCTCAACGGCGACGGCATGATCCTGTCCATGCGCTGGCAGGACCCCTTCGGCCCGTACCGGGCCGACGAGGAGGACCCGCGCCTGCTGCTGCGCCGCCGCGCCGGCGATGCCGGGCCGTTCTACCAGATGATGCGCGAGGGCATGATCGAGGACTATGACGGCGGCCCCATCCAGGAGGCCGTCCGCGGTCTGGACTTCAACCGCAACTGGGCGGTGAACTGGCAGCCGGAGCACCTGCAGTATGGCGCCGGCGACCACGCCTTCTCCAACCCGGAGCTCAAGGCGCTCGCCGACTGGGTGCGCGACCATCCCAATGTCTTCGCCATGCTGGGCTTCCACAACGGCTGCAATGCCGTGCTGCGGCCCTCGGCCACGACGGCGGATGACGAGATGAATGCCGCCGATGTGCGCATGATGAAGGAGATCGGGGAGATCGGCGAGCGGCTCACGGGCTTCAAGCTGCGGGCCGTGCGCGACTACCGCTGCGACTGCGACAAGCCCATCTCGCTCAAGGGCCATTTCACCGACTGGGGCTACTTCGGGCTGGGGCTCTCGGTGTACGAGATCGAGCTGGGTAGCGTCTTCAACGCCGCCGGCATCACCACCGACCAGTACTTCGGCGCTGATGAGCAGACGCGCGAGGTGCTGTTCATGCGGCAGGTGCTCAAGTACGCCACCGAGCAGGCGGAGCCCGGCTTCGTGGACTGGCAGCCGTTCGATCATCCCCAGCTCGGGCCGGTGGAGATCGGCGGGCTCAAGTCGGTCTTCTGGGGCACCCCGCCCCCGCAGGCCCTGCAGACCATCGGCGCCAACTGCGCAGAGTTCATCCTCGAGCACGCCCGACGCCACCCGCAGCTTGCCATTCACAGCCTCACCGCCGAGGCCGTGGAGGGGCAGGTGTACCGTCTGCAGGCCACGGTGGCCAACACCGGCGGCCTGCCCACGCAGGTGACCGAGCATGGCAGCCGCGTCGCGGCCAATGGCCCGGTCACCATCCGCCTGGTCCTCGGCGAGGGCGTGACGCTGCTGTCGCGTTCGGGCGTGGTGGAGCAGCCCTCTCTGCCGGCCCTGAGCGGCCACCTGGACCTGGAGTGGTTCGTGCGCGGGCCGGCGGGGGCGACGGTGACGGTGGAGGCGAAGGCCCCGAAGGCAGGAGCGGCGCGGCAGTCGGTACAGCTTTGA
- the nth gene encoding endonuclease III, with the protein MRESKAKRQARALQIAESLDAEYPGATCELSYRTPFELLVATILSAQATDVKVNEVTADLFRTHNKPEHFAKADAAWLEPVLRPTGFFRNKTKSIIGASQMLLERFGGEVPQTMAELIQLPGVSRKTASVVLGCAYGLAEGIVVDTHVARLSVRLGLTPPQTETVAINTDKIERDLMALIPKERWISFAHCLIWHGRRVCSARKPAHDRCCVEGLCPQVEVD; encoded by the coding sequence ATGCGTGAATCCAAGGCCAAGAGGCAAGCCCGCGCCCTGCAGATCGCCGAGTCACTCGACGCGGAATACCCCGGCGCGACCTGCGAGCTGAGCTACCGCACCCCGTTCGAACTTCTCGTCGCCACCATCCTGTCGGCCCAGGCCACGGACGTAAAGGTCAACGAGGTGACGGCCGACCTGTTCCGCACCCACAACAAGCCCGAGCACTTCGCCAAGGCCGACGCGGCATGGCTGGAGCCGGTCCTGCGCCCCACGGGCTTCTTCCGCAACAAGACCAAGAGCATCATCGGCGCCTCGCAGATGCTGCTGGAACGCTTCGGGGGCGAAGTGCCGCAGACAATGGCGGAGCTGATCCAGCTCCCCGGCGTGTCGCGCAAGACGGCGAGCGTCGTGTTGGGATGTGCCTACGGCCTGGCCGAGGGGATCGTCGTGGATACGCACGTGGCGCGGCTGTCGGTGCGCCTGGGGCTGACCCCGCCGCAGACCGAGACGGTGGCGATCAACACCGACAAGATCGAGCGGGACCTGATGGCGCTAATCCCCAAGGAGCGGTGGATCAGCTTCGCCCACTGCCTGATCTGGCACGGCCGGCGGGTGTGCAGCGCCCGCAAGCCCGCGCACGACCGCTGCTGCGTCGAGGGGCTGTGCCCACAGGTTGAGGTGGACTGA